Proteins from a single region of Palaemon carinicauda isolate YSFRI2023 chromosome 1, ASM3689809v2, whole genome shotgun sequence:
- the LOC137644918 gene encoding ETS domain-containing protein Elk-4-like, which produces MLLYTIYHVIEQDYVDIQYLIDICALFPLVLSYPSSVTLHALSSLSSPTLPTLSSISSPTPHALSSLFSPTPHALLSLSSPTPHALLSLSSPTPHALLSLSSPTLHALLSLSSPTLHALLSLSFPTPHAFLSLSSPTPHALLSLSSPTPHALLSLSFPTPHALLSLSSPIPHALLSLSSPTPHALLSLSSLTPPALLTLSSPTPHALLSISSPTPHALSSHIYLSPPFHEQSTILTS; this is translated from the exons ATGCTGCTGTATACCATCTATCATGTAATTGAACAAGATTATGTGGATATTCAAT ATCTAATTGATATCTGTGCTCTCTTTCCTCTCGTTCTATCCTATCCTTCATCTGTAACTCTTcacgctctctcctctctttcctctccAACTCTTCCCACTCTCTCCTCTATTTCCTCTCCAACTCCTCACGCTCTTTCGTCTCTTTTCTCTCCAACTcctcacgctctcttgtctctttcTTCTCCTACTCCTCATGCCCTATTGTCTCTTTCTTCTCCAACTcctcacgctctcttgtctctttcTTCTCCAACTCttcacgctctcttgtctctttcctctccaactcttcacgctctcttgtctctttcCTTTCCAACTCCTCACGCTTTCTTGTCTCTTTCCTCTCCTACTcctcacgctctcttgtctctttcCTCTCCAACTCCCCATGCTCTCTTGTCTCTTTCCTTTCCAACTCCccacgctctcttgtctctttcCTCACCAATTcctcacgctctcttgtctctttcCTCTCCAACTCCTCACGCTCTTTTGTCTCTTTCCTCTCTAACTCCTCCCGCTCTCTTGACTCTTTCCTCTCCAACTCCTCATGCTCTCTTGTCTATTTCTTCTCCAACTCCTCACGCTCTCTCCTCTCATATCTatctttctcctccttttcacgAACAATCTACAATTCTAACTTCTTGA